Proteins encoded by one window of Candidatus Pacearchaeota archaeon:
- a CDS encoding DUF475 domain-containing protein, with protein MILEILIVILGLCVFEIISSVDNAIINAHVLKTMPEKFRKIFLFWGIIFAVFVVRGLLPFLIVWLSNPSLSIIQVFSSAFSSSSNGMVAESLESSKPLLLLGGGAYLFLVFLAWLFLEEKKYAFWVEGFVHKQGVWFYAIASIFTTLIVYFSVQINPILALAATIGVSAFFITDGFKKNAEEKEKELMSGNMSAWSKILYLEVLDASFSIDGVIGAFAFTMSIPLIIIGNGLGAIVVRQLTLKGIDQISKYAYLKNGAMYSIGLLGVIMTLESFGHEYPFWIAPLCTLGLLALFMFFSVRELKKIKN; from the coding sequence ATGATTTTAGAAATATTAATAGTAATTTTAGGACTTTGTGTTTTTGAGATTATCAGCAGTGTTGATAATGCAATTATCAATGCTCATGTCTTAAAGACAATGCCAGAGAAGTTTAGGAAAATATTTTTGTTCTGGGGCATTATTTTTGCTGTTTTTGTGGTGAGAGGACTTTTGCCTTTTTTGATTGTTTGGTTAAGTAATCCATCATTATCAATTATTCAAGTATTTTCTTCAGCTTTTTCATCTTCTAGTAATGGAATGGTTGCTGAATCTCTTGAGTCTTCAAAACCATTACTTCTTTTGGGTGGAGGTGCCTATTTATTTTTAGTATTTTTAGCTTGGTTGTTTTTAGAGGAAAAGAAATATGCTTTCTGGGTAGAAGGATTTGTTCACAAGCAAGGAGTTTGGTTCTATGCTATTGCTTCAATTTTTACAACCCTAATCGTTTATTTTTCTGTACAAATTAATCCTATCTTAGCCTTAGCGGCAACGATCGGAGTTTCAGCCTTCTTTATCACTGATGGGTTTAAAAAGAATGCCGAAGAAAAAGAAAAGGAGTTGATGAGTGGAAATATGAGTGCTTGGAGTAAAATACTATATTTAGAAGTATTAGATGCTTCTTTCTCAATTGATGGAGTAATCGGAGCTTTTGCTTTTACTATGTCGATTCCTTTGATTATTATTGGAAATGGGTTAGGAGCTATTGTCGTTAGGCAATTAACGCTTAAAGGAATAGATCAGATTAGTAAATATGCATATTTAAAGAATGGAGCCATGTATTCAATTGGATTATTAGGAGTAATAATGACTCTGGAAAGTTTTGGCCATGAATATCCTTTCTGGATAGCTCCTTTATGCACCCTTGGCTTACTCGCACTGTTTATGTTCTTTTCGGTTAGAGAATTAAAGAAGATTAAAAATTAG
- a CDS encoding class I SAM-dependent methyltransferase produces the protein MKSIGPFQYRLFRKQYEKAGQEMCKDCLNFIKEDSQLLDLGCGSGIIGKEFGRFFNSDVLGLDIIDNRVVEIPFRRYNGNNLSFLKDNSYDAVLINFVLHHCQNPIELLKEAKRVSKGIIILYENIPEGLLSRLFCYFHGTSFAYFFQNNSNKGKFFTKKEWESIFEKMGLKVIYSKRCSGMKLMKEHLYILKKGV, from the coding sequence ATGAAAAGCATCGGACCTTTTCAGTATCGTCTTTTTCGCAAACAATACGAAAAAGCTGGTCAAGAAATGTGCAAAGATTGCCTAAATTTTATCAAGGAAGATTCACAACTCCTTGATTTGGGTTGCGGCTCAGGCATTATTGGTAAAGAATTCGGGAGATTTTTTAATTCCGATGTATTGGGATTAGATATTATTGACAATCGAGTAGTAGAAATTCCTTTTAGAAGATATAATGGAAACAATCTTTCTTTTTTGAAAGATAATTCATATGATGCAGTCTTAATTAATTTTGTTTTACACCATTGTCAAAATCCAATAGAACTGCTAAAAGAAGCTAAGAGAGTTTCAAAAGGAATTATTATTTTGTATGAAAATATTCCTGAAGGATTGTTGAGTAGATTGTTCTGTTATTTTCACGGAACATCGTTTGCTTATTTTTTTCAGAATAATTCAAACAAAGGGAAATTTTTCACCAAAAAAGAATGGGAAAGTATATTTGAAAAGATGGGGTTGAAAGTGATATACTCAAAAAGGTGTTCAGGAATGAAATTAATGAAGGAACATTTATACATTTTAAAAAAGGGTGTGTAG
- a CDS encoding translation elongation factor Ts, with amino-acid sequence MAVNIDLVKQLREETGISLADCKKALEESEGQIDKAKEYLKKRGQAVAAKKTERAVGAGIVDTYVHSSGRLGVMLEINCETDFVARGEDFKTLAHEICLQIASMKPSYVREEEIPEDIIGKERTMVEEQVKGMNKPAEIVEGIIKGKLDKFKKDICLVNQLWIKDDTKTIQVLINEYIAKTGENIVIKRFIIYEF; translated from the coding sequence ATGGCAGTAAACATAGATTTAGTTAAACAACTAAGGGAGGAAACAGGCATTTCTTTGGCTGACTGCAAAAAAGCTCTTGAAGAATCAGAAGGACAAATTGATAAGGCTAAAGAATATTTAAAAAAGAGGGGACAGGCCGTAGCTGCAAAAAAGACAGAAAGGGCGGTTGGTGCTGGAATTGTCGATACATATGTTCATTCAAGTGGAAGATTGGGAGTTATGCTCGAGATAAACTGCGAGACTGATTTTGTTGCTCGCGGAGAAGATTTTAAAACCCTTGCCCATGAAATTTGTTTACAGATTGCAAGCATGAAACCATCATACGTTAGAGAAGAAGAAATTCCTGAAGATATTATAGGAAAAGAAAGAACAATGGTTGAAGAACAGGTAAAAGGAATGAATAAACCAGCCGAAATTGTTGAAGGAATCATTAAGGGAAAATTGGATAAGTTTAAGAAAGATATTTGTTTAGTAAATCAGTTATGGATAAAGGATGACACAAAAACAATTCAAGTTTTGATAAATGAGTACATTGCAAAGACAGGAGAGAATATTGTCATTAAAAGATTCATAATATATGAATTTTGA
- the rpsB gene encoding 30S ribosomal protein S2, translating to MEETKIEKKIGYNISVDDMIAAGLGYGHDKSKLNPKMKDYIAKQKDRVHIIDLDKTAEKLTEALDFLKELKSEGKSVAFVGTKVAVRDLVKDIALKCNSPYVTERWIGGVFTNFKEIRKRINYFKELEAKTKEIDFEKKYVKKERLTMLKELERLRLKFDGVKNMEELPKAVFIVDVMKDEIALKEARQCGIKIIALADTNINPNLIDYPIPGNDDAYTSIEYVLYKIEEVLNGKKAE from the coding sequence ATGGAAGAAACAAAAATAGAAAAAAAGATAGGATACAATATTTCAGTTGACGATATGATCGCTGCTGGTCTTGGCTATGGCCACGATAAATCAAAATTGAATCCTAAAATGAAAGACTATATCGCCAAGCAAAAAGACAGAGTTCATATTATTGATTTGGATAAGACAGCAGAGAAATTGACTGAGGCTTTGGACTTTTTAAAAGAGTTAAAGAGTGAAGGAAAATCTGTCGCTTTTGTTGGGACTAAAGTTGCTGTCAGAGATTTAGTAAAAGATATTGCCCTTAAATGTAATTCTCCATATGTAACTGAAAGATGGATTGGCGGAGTCTTTACTAATTTTAAAGAAATAAGAAAGAGAATTAATTACTTTAAAGAATTAGAAGCAAAGACGAAAGAAATTGATTTTGAAAAGAAGTACGTTAAGAAGGAAAGATTGACCATGTTAAAGGAACTAGAAAGATTGAGATTGAAGTTTGATGGTGTGAAGAATATGGAAGAATTACCTAAAGCAGTTTTCATAGTTGATGTCATGAAAGACGAAATAGCCTTAAAAGAAGCAAGACAATGTGGAATTAAAATTATTGCTTTGGCTGACACCAATATTAATCCAAATTTAATCGATTATCCTATTCCGGGTAACGATGATGCTTATACATCTATAGAATACGTTCTCTATAAGATAGAGGAAGTATTAAACGGCAAAAAAGCCGAATAA
- the rpmE gene encoding 50S ribosomal protein L31, with protein MKKDIHPKYFENAKIRCACGNVFEVGSTIENMEVEICSQCHPFYTGKERSSDQVGRIQKFKERAAKKRK; from the coding sequence ATGAAAAAAGACATTCATCCAAAATACTTTGAAAATGCTAAGATTCGCTGCGCTTGCGGAAATGTTTTTGAAGTTGGTTCAACTATTGAAAACATGGAAGTGGAAATCTGTTCACAGTGTCATCCTTTCTATACAGGAAAAGAAAGAAGCTCTGACCAGGTAGGTAGAATCCAAAAATTCAAAGAAAGAGCTGCTAAAAAGAGAAAATAA
- a CDS encoding PCRF domain-containing protein produces MSEENQKYNAVIMEIRAGVGGEEAALFASDLARMYTRYAQTKGWKVNVLDESKTEIGGIKDMTLEISGDDVYSKFKNEAGVHRVQRIPSTEKQGRIHTSTATIAVLAKPTATQINIKPQDIRSEYYKASGAGGQYVNKRMSAIRIIHIPTGEIVTCQTERSLQQNKESALSVLAARLLAKQKEDLDKQMGGARKAQIGTAMREEKMRTYNFPQDRVTDHRIGKNFHDIESIMSGKIDKMIDKVAEELK; encoded by the coding sequence ATGTCAGAAGAAAATCAAAAATATAATGCGGTGATTATGGAAATAAGGGCGGGCGTCGGAGGAGAAGAGGCCGCTCTTTTTGCATCTGACCTAGCAAGAATGTACACTAGATACGCTCAAACAAAAGGCTGGAAAGTCAATGTTTTAGATGAAAGCAAAACTGAAATCGGAGGAATTAAAGACATGACCTTAGAAATATCTGGCGATGATGTCTATTCCAAGTTTAAAAACGAAGCAGGAGTTCATCGAGTACAAAGAATTCCTTCGACTGAAAAGCAAGGCAGAATACATACCTCAACTGCCACGATTGCCGTCTTAGCTAAACCAACTGCCACTCAAATTAATATTAAACCACAGGATATAAGAAGCGAGTACTACAAAGCTTCTGGAGCGGGCGGACAATATGTTAATAAAAGAATGTCAGCGATAAGAATTATTCATATTCCAACTGGAGAAATAGTTACCTGTCAAACTGAAAGAAGCTTACAACAAAATAAAGAAAGTGCTCTTTCTGTCTTAGCAGCTAGATTATTAGCCAAACAAAAAGAAGATTTAGATAAACAAATGGGTGGGGCAAGAAAAGCACAAATTGGAACAGCGATGAGAGAGGAAAAAATGAGAACATATAATTTCCCTCAAGACAGAGTCACTGATCATAGGATAGGAAAAAACTTCCACGACATAGAATCAATAATGAGTGGAAAGATAGACAAGATGATTGATAAGGTTGCCGAAGAATTAAAATAA
- a CDS encoding 50S ribosomal protein L25 yields MTSLIAKIREKKGTAFRAGYGADSIPAVLYGSDVENMSLEIDKKSFEKVFRDVGETLIDLEVDGKKYSVLIHDTQVNPLTQELIHVDFYQPNLKEEVETEVPLELIGEAPALKLGGTLIMNMKEISVSALPKDLPSKIVIDVSTLNTFEDAITVKDIKVPAGVTIEVENPEEIIVQVVEPEDVEEELAKPIEEVNKEPEQAAPKKEEEVVPEEEK; encoded by the coding sequence ATGACAAGTTTAATAGCAAAAATAAGAGAAAAAAAGGGTACTGCTTTTAGAGCAGGATATGGTGCGGATTCAATTCCTGCAGTTTTGTATGGTTCAGATGTTGAGAACATGTCTTTAGAAATAGATAAAAAGAGTTTTGAAAAAGTTTTTAGAGATGTTGGAGAAACTTTAATTGATCTTGAAGTAGATGGAAAAAAATATTCTGTTTTAATCCATGACACACAGGTTAATCCTTTGACTCAGGAATTAATCCATGTCGATTTCTATCAGCCGAACTTAAAAGAAGAGGTTGAAACCGAGGTTCCTTTGGAATTAATCGGAGAAGCTCCAGCATTAAAGCTTGGTGGAACATTGATTATGAACATGAAAGAAATTTCAGTTTCAGCGCTTCCTAAAGACTTACCAAGCAAGATTGTTATCGACGTATCGACATTGAATACCTTTGAAGATGCAATTACAGTTAAAGATATTAAGGTTCCTGCTGGAGTTACTATTGAGGTAGAAAATCCTGAGGAAATAATTGTTCAAGTTGTTGAACCTGAAGATGTTGAAGAAGAGTTAGCTAAACCAATCGAAGAAGTTAATAAAGAACCAGAACAAGCTGCTCCGAAAAAGGAGGAAGAAGTAGTTCCTGAAGAGGAAAAATAA
- a CDS encoding carbohydrate kinase family protein: MFDIITFGSATWDISLKIDKKNTLKSDKLPSGLGVAFDLGAKIDINDMYFSFGGGGMNTAFTFKKQGFKVAYCGSVGDDIPGKEIIAEMEKAGIGTEFIQKNEKPTNNSIILNTSEEERTVLAYRGASEMLNKEEILWGDMSPSWFYLAPLSGKLSSLTEDIVDFAKKNKIKVAINLGNSQIILGKEKLEPILKKVDVLLLNLEEASLLTGIDSKDEMGIMRELNRIHPGINAVTKGPEGVLVLEEDVLFEATSCKVKVVDKTGAGDAFASAFISGLIKSNMDIEWAIRLGIANSVSCIKVRGAINGLLEEGIDLKKVGEKIKVERTKIV, translated from the coding sequence ATGTTTGATATAATTACATTTGGTTCGGCAACATGGGATATTTCTTTAAAGATAGATAAAAAGAATACTTTAAAGAGCGATAAACTTCCTTCTGGATTGGGAGTAGCTTTTGATTTAGGAGCAAAGATTGATATCAATGATATGTATTTTAGTTTTGGCGGCGGAGGAATGAATACAGCTTTTACTTTCAAGAAGCAAGGATTTAAAGTTGCTTATTGTGGTTCCGTGGGTGATGATATTCCCGGCAAAGAAATTATTGCTGAAATGGAAAAAGCGGGGATAGGCACTGAGTTTATTCAAAAAAATGAAAAACCAACTAATAATTCAATAATATTAAATACTTCTGAGGAAGAGAGGACGGTTTTAGCTTACCGCGGAGCATCAGAGATGCTTAACAAGGAAGAAATACTTTGGGGAGACATGTCTCCGTCATGGTTCTATCTGGCTCCTTTATCTGGAAAATTAAGTTCTTTGACTGAAGACATTGTTGATTTTGCTAAGAAAAATAAAATTAAAGTAGCCATTAACTTAGGTAATTCTCAAATTATTTTAGGTAAAGAAAAACTTGAGCCGATATTAAAAAAAGTAGACGTTCTTTTATTAAATCTAGAAGAAGCTTCTTTATTGACTGGGATTGACAGCAAGGATGAAATGGGAATAATGAGAGAATTAAATAGGATTCATCCAGGAATTAATGCTGTGACTAAAGGTCCAGAAGGAGTTTTAGTCTTAGAAGAAGACGTTTTGTTTGAGGCTACATCATGTAAAGTTAAGGTAGTTGATAAGACGGGAGCGGGAGATGCTTTTGCTTCAGCTTTTATTTCTGGTTTAATTAAATCAAATATGGATATTGAGTGGGCAATTCGCCTAGGAATCGCCAATTCAGTCTCTTGTATTAAGGTAAGAGGGGCAATTAATGGATTATTAGAGGAGGGAATTGATTTAAAGAAAGTAGGAGAGAAGATAAAAGTGGAGAGAACTAAAATCGTTTAA
- the ppsA gene encoding phosphoenolpyruvate synthase, whose product MANTLFFSEIRKKDVGIVGGKNASLGEMYSLLTTKGVRIPNGFATTADAYKNFLSFNGIDKKLEKIYDGLDLNKLENVQKAGKKSRELILNGKFPKDLKEEILVGYRKLCDEYGENCDVAVRSSATAEDLPDASFAGQHESYLNIKGEKDVIEAVKYCISSLFTDRAIAYRRDKGFPQLSVYLSVVVQKMIRSDLASSGIMFTLDTDTGFNNVVLINSIWGIGEMIVKGRVTPDKFFVFKPTMKQGYKAIINKELGRKDGKYIYRESGGIKEVKTTKEEFDKYSLTDEEVLTLAEWGCLIEEHYQCPQDIEWAKDGKDGKLYVVQSRPETVHSLKSKKGNTYQEYKIDEEMKPLLTGISIGDKIGKGVVRVITDVKKMKDFKRGEILVTKMTDPDWNTILTMSAAVITDEGGKTCHSAIISRELGIPCIVGTKEATQKLKTGMMVTVDCSSGAKGRILEGDVPFTVKEYNLDEIPQLKTKITLNIGAPDMAFKSSFLPNDGVGLAREEFIIAEKVRIHPLALYNYDKIKKGEIKISEAEIKAIEELTREYNDKKEYFVNELAEGIAQIAAAFYPKKIIVRFSDFKTNEYKNLIGGNPFEGEESNPMIGFRGACRYIDPSFQPAFKMECEAIKRVREEFGLTNVAVMVPFCRTVEEGKKVVELIREFGLKKEEMPVYVMCEIPSNVILIDQFLEVFDGMSIGSNDLTQLTLGLDRDNGGLAYIGNEKNEAVKELIKKVIRTCKEKDKYCGICGQAPSDYPDFAEFLVNEGIESISLNGDTVLKTIIALGKLK is encoded by the coding sequence ATGGCAAATACACTATTTTTTTCAGAAATAAGAAAGAAGGACGTAGGAATTGTTGGAGGCAAGAATGCATCGCTTGGTGAAATGTATTCTTTATTAACAACAAAAGGAGTCAGAATTCCTAATGGTTTCGCTACTACGGCTGATGCTTACAAGAATTTTTTATCTTTCAATGGAATTGATAAGAAATTAGAAAAGATATATGACGGTCTTGATTTAAATAAATTAGAAAATGTACAAAAAGCGGGAAAGAAATCAAGAGAATTAATTTTAAACGGAAAATTTCCTAAAGATTTAAAGGAGGAAATATTAGTAGGATACAGGAAGCTTTGTGATGAATACGGAGAGAATTGTGATGTGGCTGTAAGAAGTTCGGCTACCGCCGAAGACTTGCCCGATGCATCTTTCGCTGGACAACACGAATCATATCTAAATATTAAAGGAGAAAAAGATGTTATCGAAGCTGTTAAATATTGTATTTCTTCTTTATTTACCGATCGAGCCATTGCTTACCGAAGAGACAAAGGTTTTCCTCAATTGTCAGTTTATCTTTCAGTAGTGGTTCAAAAAATGATTAGGAGTGACTTAGCTTCTTCAGGAATTATGTTTACTCTTGATACTGATACCGGATTCAATAATGTTGTTTTAATCAATTCAATTTGGGGAATTGGAGAGATGATTGTTAAGGGGAGAGTTACTCCTGATAAGTTTTTTGTTTTTAAACCAACCATGAAGCAGGGGTATAAGGCGATTATTAATAAAGAATTAGGAAGAAAAGACGGTAAATATATTTATAGAGAGAGTGGTGGAATAAAGGAAGTTAAAACAACTAAAGAAGAATTTGATAAATATTCACTTACCGATGAAGAAGTTTTGACTTTGGCTGAATGGGGATGCTTGATCGAAGAACACTATCAATGTCCTCAGGATATTGAATGGGCTAAAGACGGAAAAGACGGAAAATTATATGTTGTTCAGTCCCGTCCTGAAACAGTCCATTCTTTGAAATCAAAAAAAGGAAATACCTATCAAGAATACAAAATTGATGAAGAAATGAAGCCATTATTAACCGGCATCAGTATTGGAGATAAGATTGGTAAGGGAGTAGTGCGGGTAATAACCGATGTTAAAAAAATGAAAGATTTCAAAAGAGGAGAAATTTTAGTTACTAAAATGACTGATCCTGATTGGAATACTATTTTAACCATGTCGGCTGCAGTTATTACCGACGAAGGAGGAAAGACTTGTCATTCAGCTATTATTTCAAGAGAATTAGGGATTCCCTGTATTGTCGGAACTAAAGAAGCGACTCAAAAATTAAAAACAGGAATGATGGTAACTGTTGATTGCAGTTCTGGAGCGAAGGGCAGAATCCTTGAGGGTGATGTTCCTTTTACAGTTAAGGAATATAATTTAGATGAAATCCCACAGCTTAAAACAAAAATAACATTGAATATTGGAGCGCCAGATATGGCTTTTAAATCTTCATTTTTACCTAATGATGGAGTTGGATTGGCCAGAGAAGAGTTTATTATTGCAGAAAAAGTCAGAATTCATCCTTTAGCTTTGTATAACTATGATAAAATTAAAAAAGGAGAAATCAAGATTTCTGAAGCAGAGATAAAGGCCATCGAAGAATTAACTAGGGAGTATAACGATAAGAAAGAATATTTTGTTAATGAACTAGCTGAAGGAATCGCTCAGATTGCGGCTGCTTTTTATCCTAAGAAAATAATTGTCAGATTTTCTGATTTTAAAACTAATGAATATAAAAATTTAATTGGAGGCAATCCTTTTGAAGGAGAGGAATCGAATCCAATGATTGGTTTTAGGGGTGCTTGCAGATATATTGATCCAAGCTTCCAGCCAGCTTTTAAAATGGAGTGTGAGGCTATTAAAAGAGTCAGAGAAGAGTTTGGTTTGACTAACGTGGCAGTAATGGTTCCTTTCTGCCGAACAGTCGAAGAAGGAAAGAAAGTAGTTGAATTAATTAGAGAGTTTGGATTAAAGAAAGAAGAAATGCCTGTATATGTAATGTGTGAAATTCCTTCCAATGTTATCTTAATTGATCAATTTTTGGAGGTTTTTGATGGAATGAGTATTGGTTCAAATGATTTGACTCAATTAACGCTCGGATTGGATAGAGATAATGGAGGCCTTGCATATATTGGGAATGAAAAAAATGAAGCGGTTAAGGAATTAATTAAGAAAGTAATTAGGACTTGCAAAGAAAAGGATAAGTATTGTGGAATATGCGGACAAGCTCCATCTGATTATCCTGATTTTGCAGAATTCTTAGTTAACGAGGGAATTGAAAGCATTTCTTTAAATGGCGACACAGTTTTAAAAACAATAATAGCTTTAGGAAAATTAAAATAA